Proteins encoded in a region of the Ziziphus jujuba cultivar Dongzao chromosome 3, ASM3175591v1 genome:
- the LOC107422072 gene encoding protein STRICTOSIDINE SYNTHASE-LIKE 13 translates to MEKKNPLKDEAILQHPILLLLVLIMGFVIMDPFQMSPVGGHEFRPVKHSVAPYKQVMENWPRDNQSRLGLGKLEFADQVFGPESLEFDPSGRGPYTGLADGRVVRWMGKDAGWETFALVTTNWSEKVCAKGVDSTTAKQWKVEKKCGRPLGLRFDKHSGDLYIADSYYGLLVVGPEGGFATPLATHVEGKPILFANDLDIHSNGSIFFTDTSKRYNRVNHFFILLEGESTGRLLRYDPPTKTTHIVLDGLAFPNGVQLSRDQTFLLFTETTNCRLMKYWLEGPKTGLVERVADLPGFPDNVRINEKGQFWVAIDCCRTAAQEVLSHNPWIKSIYFRLPIRMSLLARLMGMKMYTVISLFDEKGEILEVLEDRKGVVMKLVSEVREVKGKLWIGTVAHNHIATLPYP, encoded by the exons atggAGAAGAAAAACCCACTGAAAGATGAGGCAATTCTGCAGCACCCAATACTTCTCCTCCTGGTTCTGATAATGGGTTTTGTAATCATGGACCCATTTCAAATGAGTCCAGTTGGGGGGCATGAGTTTAGGCCTGTGAAGCACAGTGTTGCTCCATACAAGCAAGTGATGGAGAATTGGCCAAGAGACAATCAGAGCAGGTTAGGACTTGGGAAGTTGGAGTTTGCAGACCAAGTGTTTGGGCCCGAGTCTTTGGAGTTTGATCCTTCGGGGCGTGGCCCTTACACAGGGTTAGCTGATGGTCGCGTTGTCAGATGGATGGGCAAGGATGCTGGCTGGGAGACTTTTGCCCTTGTCACTACTAATTG GTCGGAGAAGGTTTGTGCAAAAGGTGTGGACTCGACCACGGCGAAGCAatggaaagtagagaaaaaatgCGGAAGACCACTTGGCCTGAGGTTTGACAAACATAGTGGAGATTTATATATTGCTGATTCATATTATGGCCTTCTGGTTGTTGGACCTGAAGGAGGGTTTGCCACTCCATTAGCAACTCATGTGGAAGGGAAGCCTATACTCTTTGCAAATGACCTTGACATTCATAGTAATGGTTCCATTTTCTTCACAGACACCAGCAAGAGATACAACAGAGT GAATCATTTCTTTATACTACTGGAAGGAGAATCAACTGGTAGGCTTCTTAGATATGATCCTCCAACTAAAACAACTCATATTGTTTTGGATGGTTTGGCATTTCCAAATGGGGTTCAGCTGTCAAGGGACCAGACCTTCCTCCTTTTTACTGAGACTACCAACTGCAG GCTAATGAAGTACTGGCTTGAAGGTCCAAAAACTGGACTTGTCGAACGTGTTGCTGACCTGCCAGGTTTTCCAGACAACGTAAGAATAAATGAGAAAGGCCAGTTCTGGGTTGCTATAGATTGTTGCAGGACTGCAGCACAAGAAGTTCTTTCTCACAATCCATGGATAAAGAGTATCTACTTTCGACTGCCAATCCGAATGAGCTTATTAGCAAGACTAATGGGGATGAAAATGTACACTGTAATCTCGCTGTTCGATGAGAAGGGAGAGATTTTAGAAGTCTTGGAGGATAGGAAAGGTGTGGTGATGAAACTGGTGAGTGAAGTTAGAGAAGTGAAAGGGAAACTGTGGATTGGAACTGTGGCACATAACCACATTGCCACCCTCCCTTACCCTTAA